Sequence from the Prunus persica cultivar Lovell chromosome G5, Prunus_persica_NCBIv2, whole genome shotgun sequence genome:
TGCTTTCGTGGAAACTGTTGTCCTTGAAGtctaattgtattttattgcTTTGCATTGCAGTTGGATGTAAAAACAGCCAAGAAAGCCATACTTGATGGTATAAATTACTGTGCAAGTCTGTtcgtttgtttattttatcatATAGTGATTTCATCTAAGTGtggatttttttgttattaggtgtatttatttgaattttattttccctaATTTAGGTTTTCGGAAAACTGATGAGTCTGTTCTTCAAGAAAGTGCTGCAGGTACAGAGTGAATCTTTCATCCTCTATTTCTTATTTGAACTTTCATTCGCCTAGATTAATTGAACTAGAATATTGCGTCTCAAATAGTTATTTCTCATATCTTTTATCTATCTGTCTACCATTTTTTTCGCAAGTACAGATCATAGAGAACCATTTTATGGACTCATGTTTTCCTAATATCTACTTGAGGATTCATGTCTTGGTTTTAAATTGTCATCAGGGGGATGGCAGGATGGTGCTACAGCTGTATGTGTTTGGATATTAGGAAAAACTGTAAGTACCAAGTATGTTATTGAGTttctaaaatagaaaaattaagGCCTTTTGTAAGTTGTTTTCTGTATGTAGGATGATGCTTTAAACATCACTGAGTTGCATTCTTTGATCTTGGTTCTGTAATCTGAAATCATTTAAGGATACaatttgcaaatatttggtggaTTACCCTATCAATTACATGATTATTTGATAGGATACTGCTTgtctttttgaaaatttgaaaaaataaaaaggagcaACTTAAGGCCTTCTCTTGAAGCATACTAGATGATGTGAtgattcaattttctttccaaGTGGAATGACTATGTTGTTCCTAAGACAAGCTAATGGCAATTTACAAATCCTGTTCTAATGGTACTGGATGTTTCTAGGTTTTTGTTGCTAACGTTGGGGATGCAAAAGCAGTGGTAGCAAGATCATCTCCTGCTGAGGGATTGAAGAATGGATCTGATGAAGCATGTCATCTGAAGGCCATTGTTTTAACAAGGGAACACAAAGCTATCTATGCACAAGAGCGTGCTCGTATTCAGAAGGTAAGTGATGTGTATAAGTAAACTTGGGATTAAGACTTTGTTGAGTTGAATTGTTAGGGGATTATGCTTTGTTTACCTTTAATGTGGACTTGCTAAACTGTGATTAACAAGAgctgaagaaaagaaataaggcGATATTCTTTGTATATTGCTTTTGTGTCCGctgcattgtatttcatttGTAACCTTTTAGTATATTTACTTCTATCTGCATCTACTTGAAACCTTATGAGCTCCTTTCTGCTTGAAATGTGCTTCAGGCTGGTGGAAATGTGAGTTCAAATGGACGACTACAGGGGCGCCTTGAAGTTTCTAGGGCCTTCGGAGATCGCCATTTCAAAAaggttttattttctgttctcTTGGACCCTTTTCCCTGTAGTTACATGTTTCCATCAATCTACTGCTTTGGGGACAAAAAACCATATTGCTCTACTTTACAAAGAGATTATTGAATTGatagttttgtctgtaaattGCAGGTGGGTGTTGTTGCAACCCCAGATATTCATTCATTTGACCTTACGGAGAGAGAGCACTTCATAATTCTTGGTTGTGACGGCCTCTGGGGGgtatattttccttctttactTCTCCTGGACTTGGAATATGCCTAGAATACAGAATCTTTGTCTGAATCGGACCTCATATTaatttacatttttcttttggatctTATTCCTGATATTTTACTGTCTATCTAACAGTACAGTGTTTCTAAATTTGTTACAGGTAATTGGACCAAGTGATGCTGTTGCTTTTGTTCAAAAACTTTTGAAGGTTAGAGAAAATAGTCTCTTTCTTAATGATCATTTCAACATCCCATGGAATTTGAATAGGTCCATTGTCTTTTAGGTTtcatttaaatcattaatttgtCACGTTTGTTTGAACTAGCATGTTaagtttctcttcttcttcttctttttttttttttttggtctgatttTGTAATCTCCTTGTAAAATGGTTTGTCTTCAACAATCAACCACAACATTATTTGGCAAAATGACCAGATCCTCAATTACTTACATGAACGTGACAAATGGGGAAGATATCTGTTTCTGTTAGGTTTCTTTTTAGTTGCTGAAAATTTGTGGGATTTGATGCATAATACATAAACCCCTTCACATTCAAATGTAAATCAAGAGGTGAATTATGGTGGTTGTGTGTTGTTTCAAGATATCCTCTTAGGTATCTTGAACTTAATCTGTTGTTTAAGACACATAATTTCTTAGAAGgattggattttaatttttcaggaGGGACTACCTGTTTCAACTATTAGCCGCCGTCTTGTAAAAGAAGCTGTGCGTGAACGGCGCTGTAAAGATAACTGCACTGTAATCATAATCATGTTCAGGCACAAGTAGTTCTAGGCGCCAATTCATTTTAAAAGGAATACCCGGCTACTGGCGATGAAACACCGTGAGGGTTCGTTTCTTTAATTGTGTAAGCTCAACAAAATGTTGTCCACCATTGGTTAGTTGCTCAGTCATGTAGTAACCATTGAATTGTTGAAAACTTGATACATGCAGCCTTGGATTCTTGGTGCAGATATTGCTAGATGTTTTAAAATTGTATTGCTCTAACACAACCACGTATTCTGGAACTTTGTCCAATGCAAGAAATTTGAATCTGGACCTGACCAGTTTATGTTGTATGCTTGCAAGTTGCAAACGGAACCAGCTCCAATATCATGTCTCAAGTTCATCTTTTAAGAATGTGACCGAAGAAAAACCAGCACAGCCCATGTTAAACATTTGCAAGCTCGTCTGGATTTGAGCAATTGAAGCAAGAACGAAATGCGAAAAGACAATACTGCCCCTTCAGCTCCTCTCCTTGCTTTTGAATGTTTAGGTTTTGCAACTCCTTAATAATGAAAAGAACTCACATGCCATCTCTGATTGATTCTTTGTATCGTGTTGTTCCATCTTCTTGTCCgacaacccaacccaacctaTTAACGAAACTCGAGTCGAGAATATGATTTTGGACAAACGACCTAACCTAACCCAATTAAGAATTTCTCCTCATTATCATTATTTGGCAGCAGATTCCATTTTccaaaaagacaaaatcttCTTTCACAGTCCCAttaatatgaaatttaattttagaggaagtaaataaataaataaagccttATGATTGATAGAGCATATCAAACCGTATTCGAAGATGATGGGATCAAGCCCAGACCTGACTGAGACCAATGGAGGGAAACTTTGGTCGCCTACTCTCTGATTGCCTGGCTAACATGCTTTACCTTCACCTTGTCTCCCAAACCTCATCACCTCTCGTggagcaaaacaaaatatattttcagttCATACAATGAGATATAAACTAATTGCATTGCTTGTTCTGCAGCTCTGCTTTGCAGGGTTTCATATAGTCTCTAGAGTTGCATTGAACATGGGCTTAAGTAAAGTTGTTTACCCAGTTTACAGGAACCTCATTGCACTGCTTTCGTTGGGTCCCTTTGCTTATTTCTTTGCTTATTTGCTtgcttttaataaaaaatggaaTGGTCTTTATAATCTTCATTGTGGTATCAGGATCACTGCAAACCAgggatttttccttttggggcTGTATTATGCGTCTCCAACTTTTGCATCTGCAATGCAAAACTCTGTTCCTGCAATTACTTTTCTAATGGCTTTGGCTGTAAGGTATATATTTAGGGCTCtgtttttcatcttcttttctttcttctgcaCATCCTCTGTTTTTGTTACTTGTTGAGGAAAGAGTTCTACTCTTGagttctctctctatctcagACTTGAGCATATTAACATCACAAGGAAAGATGGGCTGGCTAAAGTTATAGAAACCATTGCAAGTCTAGCGGGTGCAACTATTATTACTCTTCACAAACGCCTCCCTCTTCTGAACGCGGCTAACAGAAGAAATGTCAAGTAGCACTGACATGCAGAACTGGAAATGGGGTTGCATCTACCTGCTTGTACACTGCGTAGCATGGGCTCGTTGGATGGTCTTTCAGGTCAGTCGAAAATCATCTTTCACCCCATGATTATTCTGACCAAACTTATGAATGCCTAACTCAGCCATTTCAATCACCATTTTCATGGCCTGGAATGTGATGTTCAAACTTTGCGCGCTCCCATGTTGAAAAAGTATCCGGCCAAGCTCACACTCACTTCATTCACATGCTTCTTCGGATTGATTCAGTTCCTGGTGATCGCAGTCTTCGTTGAGACTGAATTTGAGAACTGGAAAATCCAATCTGGAGAAGAATTGTTTACAATCCTATATGCTGTA
This genomic interval carries:
- the LOC18776103 gene encoding probable protein phosphatase 2C 8, which produces MSETETSNSVPKNENPKEVEPAPKQKQKRESNSEDSISAAKKLKTEQEQDPGVDLGEGNKDSGVNEPNSGGREMSFKIEADAAEDKGLRHAMEDAWVVLLDASLDFPGKLRCAHFAIYDGHGGRLAAEYAQKHLHTNVLSAGLPRELLDVKTAKKAILDGFRKTDESVLQESAAGGWQDGATAVCVWILGKTVFVANVGDAKAVVARSSPAEGLKNGSDEACHLKAIVLTREHKAIYAQERARIQKAGGNVSSNGRLQGRLEVSRAFGDRHFKKVGVVATPDIHSFDLTEREHFIILGCDGLWGVIGPSDAVAFVQKLLKEGLPVSTISRRLVKEAVRERRCKDNCTVIIIMFRHK